One window of the Oncorhynchus mykiss isolate Arlee chromosome 5, USDA_OmykA_1.1, whole genome shotgun sequence genome contains the following:
- the lingo3a gene encoding leucine-rich repeat and immunoglobulin-like domain-containing nogo receptor-interacting protein 3a, with amino-acid sequence MAAGPGMGWPGLLLLLMTTVASTQSQGCPQRCECMAKLKSVACQGKRLSALPDSISSDTRLLDMSGNMLRWVEHGDLLSYPRLEELDLSENIISVLEPNAFSSLQNLRVLSLRGNQLKLVPMGAFSRLTNLTTLDLSGNKIVILLDFTFQDLKSLRNLEVGDNDLVYISNKAFLGLVGLRQLTIERCNLTSISSQSLSYLRSLVTLRLRHLSISSLDDQNFRKLGGLRGLEIDHWPFLEHISPHSLQGLNLSWLSITNTNITSVPTAALRSLAHLTSLNLSYNPISVLESWALRDLVRLKELHLVNTNLMTVQPYALGGLRQISLLNLSTNALVTLEEGAFQSVNTLETLRVDGNPLSCDCRLLWILQRRKTLNFDGKSPVCAGPMEVQGRALSAFSDSALFDHFTCQKPKIRNRKLQPVTAREGQVVSFVCRAEGEPTPIIFWVSPQRRRITTKSTGRVIVLPEGTLEIRYAQVTDSGTYICIASNAGGNATYFATLTVSALPLDAALMANRTYYTGDLNETNLNDTKVFLKFTLDLKTILISTAMGCCLFLGVVVFCFLMLFAWSRGRGQHKNNFSVEYSFRKVDGPAASGGQGGARKFNMKMI; translated from the coding sequence ATGGCGGCCGGTCCAGGCATGGGGTGGCCTGGCCTGCTCCTGCTGCTGATGACTACTGTGGCCTCCACTCAGAGCCAAGGCTGTCCCCAGCGCTGTGAGTGCATGGCCAAGCTCAAGTCTGTGGCCTGCCAAGGCAAGCGCCTGTCTGCCCTCCCCGACAGCATCTCCTCGGACACACGCTTGCTGGACATGAGTGGGAACATGCTTCGTTGGGTGGAGCATGGCgacctcctctcctaccctcggCTGGAGGAGCTAGACCTGAGTGAGAACATCATCAGTGTCCTGGAGCCCAACGCCTTCTCTAGCTTGCAGAACCTGAGGGTGCTGTCGCTGAGGGGGAACCAGCTCAAACTGGTCCCCATGGGCGCCTTCTCACGCCTCACCAACCTCACCACACTAGACCTGAGTGGGAACAAGATCGTCATCCTGTTGGACTTCACTTTCCAGGATCTAAAGAGCCTGAGGAACCTGGAGGTTGGCGACAACGACCTGGTCTACATCTCCAACAAGGCATTCCTGGGCCTGGTGGGTCTGAGGCAGCTCACCATTGAGAGGTGCAACCTGACCTCCATCTCCAGccagtctctctcctacctccgCAGCCTGGTCACTCTGCGCCTGCGCCACCTCAGCATCTCCTCCCTGGATGACCAGAACTTCCGTAAGCTGGGCGGGCTGCGGGGTCTGGAGATCGACCATTGGCCCTTCCTGGAACACATCTCCCCCCACAGCCTCCAGGGCCTCAACCTGTCTTGGCTGTCCATAACCAACACTAACATCACCTCTGTGCCCACAGCCGCCCTACGCAGCCTGGCCCACCTCACCAGCCTCAATCTCTCCTACAATCCCATCTCAGTGCTGGAGTCCTGGGCCCTTAGGGACCTGGTCCGGCTGAAGGAGCTACACCTGGTCAACACCAACCTGATGACGGTGCAGCCGTACGCCCTTGGTGGCCTTCGGCAGATCAGCCTACTTAACCTGTCCACTAACGCCCTGGTAACCCTGGAGGAGGGCGCCTTCCAGTCTGTCAACACCCTGGAGACGCTGCGTGTAGATGGGAACCCTCTGTCCTGTGACTGCCGCCTGCTTTGGATTCTCCAGCGCAGGAAGACCCTCAACTTTGATGGGAAGTCCCCAGTGTGTGCGGGACCCATGGAGGTGCAGGGCAGGGCCCTCAGCGCCTTCTCAGACTCTGCCCTCTTTGACCACTTTACCTGCCAGAAGCCCAAGATACGCAACAGGAAGCTGCAGCCTGTGACTGCCAGGGAGGGCCAGGTAGTGTCCTTTGTGTGCCGGGCGGAGGGAGAGCCCACACCTATCATCTTCTGGGTATCTCCCCAGCGCCGTCGGATCACTACCAAGAGCACTGGACGTGTCATCGTCCTACCTGAGGGAACGCTGGAGATCCGCTACGCCCAGGTGACCGACAGCGGCACCTACATCTGCATCGCCAGCAATGCCGGGGGTAACGCCACCTACTTTGCCACGCTGACCGTGAGCGCGCTGCCTCTGGACGCAGCGCTCATGGCCAACCGCACATACTACACAGGTGACCTCAACGAGACCAATCTGAACGACACCAAGGTCTTCCTCAAGTTCACCTTGGACCTCAAGACGATCCTGATATCCACAGCCATGGGGTGTTGCTTGTTCCTTGGGGTGGTGGTCTTCTGTTTCCTGATGCTGTTCGCATGGAGCCGGGGCCGGGGGCAGCACAAGAATAACTTCTCAGTAGAGTACTCCTTCAGAAAGGTAGATGGCCCTGCTGCCAGTGGCGGACAGGGAGGGGCCCGTAAGTTCAACATGAAGATGATTTGA